In Paenarthrobacter sp. GOM3, a single window of DNA contains:
- a CDS encoding carbohydrate kinase family protein, giving the protein MGPSTTGKPQSALDVLVIGEALIDVVTAPSGQVEHPGGSPANVAYGLGRLGVFTGLLTAIGDDARGTAIEAHLHSAGVTVLPGSRSLARTSAATVTLAADGSAAYDFDVTWDLPRTVLPSLPKVLHTGSIATFLAPGARNVKSILERAHHRCTVTYDPNIRPALLGSHTEAVAIFEDLVPATDLVKLSDEDAQWLYPHKSHNETAAHIIGLGAKLAVVTMGASGSHFASAEASIDIPAPKTMVVDTIGAGDSFMSALILGLLNEGRFTRDAMSRMGEAAAAAAAVTVSRAGANPPTLAELDRVLLG; this is encoded by the coding sequence ATGGGACCCTCAACAACCGGCAAGCCCCAATCTGCCCTTGACGTGCTCGTAATAGGTGAGGCCCTGATCGACGTGGTCACCGCCCCGTCCGGTCAAGTGGAACATCCCGGCGGCTCGCCAGCCAATGTGGCTTATGGCCTCGGCCGCCTCGGCGTTTTCACCGGGTTGCTGACCGCCATCGGCGATGACGCCCGCGGCACGGCCATCGAAGCCCATCTGCACAGCGCCGGCGTCACGGTTCTGCCAGGGTCCCGTTCCCTGGCAAGGACATCCGCGGCAACGGTCACCCTTGCCGCGGATGGCTCCGCAGCCTATGACTTTGACGTCACCTGGGACCTGCCCCGCACTGTGCTGCCATCCCTTCCCAAGGTTTTGCATACCGGTTCCATCGCGACGTTCCTCGCGCCGGGTGCCAGGAACGTCAAGTCCATCCTCGAGCGAGCGCACCACCGCTGCACTGTCACCTATGACCCGAACATCCGGCCCGCCCTGCTGGGGAGCCATACCGAAGCGGTAGCCATTTTCGAGGATCTGGTGCCTGCCACAGACCTTGTGAAACTCAGCGACGAGGACGCCCAGTGGCTCTACCCCCATAAGAGCCACAATGAGACAGCCGCGCACATTATCGGGCTGGGTGCAAAGCTCGCCGTGGTGACCATGGGTGCCAGCGGCTCCCACTTTGCCTCTGCCGAAGCGTCCATCGACATCCCGGCCCCGAAAACAATGGTGGTCGACACCATCGGGGCGGGCGATTCCTTCATGTCTGCTTTGATCCTGGGGCTTCTCAACGAGGGCAGGTTTACTCGGGATGCGATGTCGAGGATGGGCGAGGCGGCCGCAGCCGCGGCAGCCGTCACGGTGAGTCGGGCCGGAGCGAATCCGCCGACTCTGGCGGAGCTGGATCGGGTTTTGCTTGGGTAG
- a CDS encoding glycoside hydrolase family 32 protein, translating into MKDSPSVSRRSLLTGAGAVAFVAPLAVAGTDAAMAAPDTASGGTLSKGRTRMRPDYHLSVPDNWKNDPQRPIYLDGEYHYYYLYNADYVSGGGGTSWRRATTTDHVTFRDRGVAIPKFSNSNGDCWSGSLVVDDRNTAGYGAGAVIAILTQAPEGRQAQYLWYSTDRGATFKPGGPAPVLPNPGVGDFRDPKVIRDEERDRWFMVNAEGQKLGFYTSADLRSWQRVGEFVRTDLGVLECPDLFRMTADDGTTQWVLATSANGKGRGLPATYAYWTGTFDGSSFASDRSEPEWLDYGFDFYGAVTYPNHDAAGAEDPTLRRAIGWANFWDYPHNTPTLATDGYNGDDMIVRDLRLKRGTGGYYLASAPTAALADHVKRSNKLGDVTLSGTRDLNVRSQAYDLTCELVWDPAAPPANIGFEVCRAPGGGRHVAAGVFLQGPFAYVNRRPTINPTAGETQTPVDPGSGRLALRLLVDRTSVELFLGDGRVVHSHRVFPLEGDDGIRLYAHEGTATFRNLQINEIKATP; encoded by the coding sequence ATGAAGGATTCACCCTCTGTCTCTCGTCGTTCACTCCTGACCGGTGCGGGCGCGGTCGCGTTCGTCGCGCCTCTCGCTGTCGCGGGCACGGACGCCGCCATGGCGGCCCCTGATACCGCCTCCGGCGGAACACTCTCGAAAGGACGGACCCGGATGCGCCCGGACTACCATCTCAGCGTGCCCGACAACTGGAAGAACGACCCCCAACGCCCCATTTACCTCGACGGCGAATACCACTACTACTACCTTTACAACGCCGACTATGTCAGCGGCGGCGGGGGCACATCCTGGCGCCGTGCAACAACCACCGATCACGTCACGTTCCGGGACCGTGGCGTCGCCATCCCCAAATTCAGCAACAGCAACGGAGACTGCTGGTCCGGCTCCTTGGTTGTCGACGACCGGAACACCGCCGGTTACGGGGCCGGGGCAGTCATTGCCATCCTCACCCAGGCCCCCGAAGGTCGGCAGGCCCAGTACCTCTGGTATTCCACCGACCGGGGCGCGACCTTCAAGCCGGGAGGCCCGGCCCCGGTGCTGCCGAACCCCGGAGTGGGAGACTTCCGCGATCCCAAAGTAATCCGCGATGAGGAACGGGATCGCTGGTTCATGGTCAACGCCGAAGGACAAAAGCTGGGCTTCTACACGTCGGCGGACCTGCGGTCCTGGCAGCGCGTCGGCGAGTTCGTCCGCACCGACCTCGGAGTTCTCGAATGCCCTGATTTGTTCCGGATGACCGCGGACGACGGCACAACCCAGTGGGTGCTGGCCACCAGCGCGAACGGCAAAGGCCGTGGTCTGCCCGCCACGTACGCATACTGGACCGGCACATTCGACGGAAGTTCCTTCGCTTCGGACCGATCCGAGCCTGAATGGCTCGACTACGGTTTCGACTTCTACGGTGCCGTGACCTACCCAAACCACGACGCTGCTGGAGCTGAAGATCCGACCCTTCGTCGTGCCATAGGATGGGCCAACTTCTGGGACTACCCCCACAACACCCCGACCTTGGCAACCGACGGCTACAACGGCGACGACATGATCGTGCGGGATCTTCGCCTAAAGCGAGGAACCGGTGGCTACTACCTCGCCTCCGCTCCCACCGCAGCCTTGGCCGACCACGTCAAGAGGTCCAACAAACTGGGCGATGTGACGCTCAGCGGTACACGTGACCTCAACGTCCGTTCCCAGGCCTACGACCTCACCTGCGAACTTGTCTGGGACCCCGCGGCCCCGCCTGCCAACATCGGCTTCGAAGTCTGTCGCGCACCGGGAGGAGGCCGGCATGTGGCCGCAGGCGTCTTCCTCCAGGGTCCGTTCGCCTATGTGAACCGGCGTCCTACGATCAATCCGACCGCCGGTGAAACCCAGACGCCTGTGGACCCTGGATCCGGTCGACTCGCGCTGCGGCTTCTAGTGGATCGCACCAGCGTCGAGCTGTTCCTCGGCGACGGCCGTGTTGTGCACTCGCACCGCGTGTTTCCCCTTGAAGGCGACGACGGCATCAGGCTTTACGCCCACGAAGGCACGGCGACGTTCCGAAACCTGCAAATCAACGAGATCAAAGCAACCCCGTAG
- a CDS encoding glycoside hydrolase family 32 protein, with the protein MTDPIHHLATVPRDELVSRAEADPLRPRFHFVSPAGWLNDPNGVSQWDGTYHLFYQYNPEGAFHHSIQWGHATSTDLVTWTDQPVALSPSAGPDAEGCWSGVLVNDDGTPTLVYSGRANEQELPCLAVGSPDLLTWSKVPENPVITAPPAGVDITAYRDHCVWREGATWRQLVGSGVRGRGGTAFLYESTDLRSWTYIGPLFIGDASQGDPADTDWTGTMWECVDLFRAGEGSLGSDSDDGAPDVLVFSAWDDGETRHPLYWTGRYAGDTYTPKELHRLDYGGRFFYAPQSFLDDGGRRIMFGWMQEGRSDAAMVEAGWSGVMSLPRVATLAEDGTLEFSPVPELEKLRTGHLHFGGRVLVGGGTPAVTRVSGNQLDLELDLQLAPGSALRLGVLGTADGTETTVIELSRETDDGPAGTLRLDRTRSSLDPAVDTEDKSGPVPMPEGRVHLRILVDRSAVEIFANGKPLTARVYPTLGGQHVSLAASAGTVRLLSLDAWTMQDIFEGSRPLFP; encoded by the coding sequence ATGACTGACCCGATCCATCACCTCGCCACCGTTCCCCGCGACGAACTGGTCTCCCGCGCCGAAGCCGACCCGCTGCGGCCGCGTTTCCACTTTGTATCACCCGCTGGGTGGCTCAACGACCCCAACGGCGTCAGTCAATGGGACGGCACCTACCACCTCTTCTACCAGTACAACCCCGAGGGGGCGTTCCACCACAGCATCCAATGGGGGCACGCCACCAGCACGGACCTGGTGACGTGGACGGACCAGCCCGTTGCCTTGAGCCCGTCAGCAGGCCCCGACGCCGAGGGTTGCTGGTCCGGGGTGCTCGTAAACGACGACGGCACCCCAACCCTGGTCTATTCCGGGCGGGCCAACGAACAGGAACTGCCCTGCCTGGCGGTTGGCTCCCCCGACCTCCTGACCTGGTCCAAGGTCCCCGAGAACCCGGTCATCACCGCCCCGCCGGCCGGCGTCGACATCACCGCTTACCGGGACCACTGCGTCTGGCGCGAAGGCGCAACATGGCGGCAGCTCGTGGGTTCGGGTGTGCGCGGACGTGGCGGCACGGCCTTCCTGTACGAATCGACGGACCTGCGGTCATGGACCTACATCGGGCCGCTGTTCATCGGCGACGCCTCTCAAGGAGACCCTGCTGACACCGACTGGACGGGGACCATGTGGGAATGTGTGGACCTCTTCCGGGCCGGAGAAGGGTCCTTGGGTTCGGATTCTGACGACGGGGCACCGGACGTGCTGGTCTTCTCGGCCTGGGATGACGGGGAGACCCGACACCCCCTCTACTGGACCGGACGCTACGCCGGCGATACTTATACGCCCAAGGAACTGCACCGGCTGGACTACGGTGGGCGGTTCTTCTACGCTCCACAATCCTTCCTCGACGACGGCGGCCGCCGCATCATGTTCGGGTGGATGCAGGAAGGCCGGTCCGACGCTGCCATGGTGGAGGCCGGCTGGTCAGGGGTCATGAGCCTCCCCCGCGTGGCAACATTGGCCGAGGACGGAACCCTGGAGTTCTCCCCCGTACCGGAGCTGGAGAAACTGCGCACCGGCCACCTGCACTTCGGCGGCCGGGTCCTCGTCGGGGGTGGAACGCCGGCCGTGACCCGGGTTTCGGGGAACCAGCTGGACCTTGAACTGGACCTACAGCTCGCCCCCGGATCGGCGCTGCGACTCGGGGTGCTGGGTACAGCAGACGGCACCGAAACAACCGTCATTGAACTCAGTCGTGAGACCGACGATGGCCCTGCTGGCACCCTGCGACTGGACCGCACCCGGAGCAGCCTCGATCCCGCCGTCGATACCGAAGATAAATCCGGCCCGGTCCCCATGCCCGAGGGCCGCGTGCACTTGCGGATCCTCGTGGACCGCTCGGCCGTCGAGATCTTCGCCAACGGCAAGCCGCTCACGGCCCGCGTCTATCCCACCCTCGGCGGCCAGCACGTGAGCCTGGCTGCCTCCGCCGGGACGGTCCGGCTGTTGTCGCTGGACGCCTGGACCATGCAGGACATCTTCGAGGGCAGCCGACCGCTCTTTCCTTAA